The Solanum pennellii chromosome 11, SPENNV200 genome contains a region encoding:
- the LOC107003342 gene encoding phospholipase A1-Igamma3, chloroplastic, giving the protein MSSFQFSLTNPKHKRNHTCLEVFPLWNTFKSNNLSFPNKRLSPNLSLKTSSCLSNLEDKNTIELQQYDEEEKKPLHEMWREIQGCNNWKGLLDPMDSHLRKEIIRYGEFAQSCYDSFDYDPHSKYCGTCKYQPSQFFDKINMVKKGYEMKRYLYATSNINLPNFFQKSKMRNVWSQHANWMGYVAVATDPEEIKRLGRRDIVVAWRGTVTYLEWIHDLQDILHPAHFRDDPNIKIETGFFDMYTKKENNCHYASFSAREQMLAEINRLIEKYQGEELSITITGHSLGAALALLSAYDIAEMKLNILHNGKSITKIIPVTVFSFAGPRVGNLKFKERCEELGIKVLRVVNVHDKVPKVPGIITNEKFQFQKQLEEKFSFAWSYAHVGAELALDHHRSPFLKPNSDLGSAHNLEAHLHLVDGYHGKVRAFRSATSRDVALVNKDSSFLKEEYGVPPFWWQDENKGMVRTSDGQWVLPERPIIEAHPPDTAHHFQQVLKLARARLNLP; this is encoded by the coding sequence atgTCTTCCTTTCAATTCTCTCTCACCAATCCCAAACACAAAAGAAACCATACTTGTCTAGAAGTTTTTCCATTATGGAACACATTCAAATCCAACAACCTCTCTTTCCCAAACAAAAGACTTTCACCTAACCTATCCTTGAAAACATCTTCATGTCTTTCAAATTTAGAGGACAAGAATACTATTGAACTCCAACAAtatgatgaagaagagaaaaaaccCCTTCATGAGATGTGGAGAGAAATTCAAGGATGTAACAATTGGAAAGGTTTACTAGATCCTATGGATTCTCATCTTAGAAAAGAAATCATTCGTTATGGTGAATTTGCTCAATCTTGTTATGACTCATTTGACTATGATCCTCATTCAAAATATTGTGGTACTTGCAAGTATCAACCATCACAATTTTTTGACAAGATCAACATGGTGAAAAAAGggtatgaaatgaaaagatacTTATATGCAACCTCAAATATCAACTTACCAAATTTCTTCCAAAAATCAAAAATGAGGAACGTTTGGAGCCAACACGCGAACTGGATGGGGTATGTAGCCGTAGCCACAGATCCTGAAGAAATAAAACGTTTAGGTAGACGTGACATAGTGGTTGCATGGCGTGGCACGGTGACATACCTAGAATGGATCCATGACCTACAAGACATTCTACATCCTGCTCATTTTCGCGATGATCCTAACATCAAGATTGAGACAGGGTTCTTCGATATGtatactaaaaaagaaaataattgtcaCTATGCTTCATTTTCAGCTCGTGAACAAATGTTAGCGGAGATTAATAGATTAATCGAAAAATACCAAGGTGAAGAGCTAAGTATTACCATAACAGGACATAGCCTTGGTGCAGCATTGGCTTTGTTAAGTGCTTATGACATAGCTGAgatgaaattaaatattttacataatgGTAAGTCTATTACTAAAATTATTCCTGTTACTGTTTTTTCATTTGCTGGACCTAGGGTTGGAAATCTTAAATTTAAAGAAAGATGTGAAGAGCTTGGAATTAAAGTTTTAAGAGTTGTAAATGTGCATGACAAAGTGCCAAAAGTGCCTGGAATTATTACAAATGAGAAATTTCAATTCCAAAAGCAATTGGAAGAGAAATTTTCATTTGCTTGGAGTTATGCTCATGTAGGGGCGGAGTTAGCTTTAGATCATCATCGTTCTCCTTTTCTAAAGCCCAATAGTGATTTGGGCTCTGCTCATAACCTTGAGGCCCATTTACATCTTGTTGATGGGTACCATGGGAAGGTACGCGCCTTTCGCTCTGCCACGAGTAGGGATGTTGCCCTAGTCAATAAGGATTCGAGTTTCTTGAAGGAGGAGTATGGTGTGCCACCATTTTGGTGGCAAGACGAGAACAAAGGCATGGTGAGAACGAGCGATGGCCAATGGGTGTTGCCGGAGAGGCCCATAATTGAGGCCCATCCACCCGATACGGCCCATCATTTTCAACAAGTCCTTAAACTTGCGAGAGCTAGGTTAAATTTaccataa